One part of the Thermoanaerobacterium sp. CMT5567-10 genome encodes these proteins:
- a CDS encoding alpha-glucosidase, with protein MKKAWWKESVVYQIYPRSFKDSNGDGIGDLRGIIEKMDYLKFLGVDVLWLCPIYKSPNCDNGYDISDYKDIMDEFGTMEDFDELLFEAHKRGLKILMDLVVNHTSDEHIWFINSRKSKDNEYRDYYIWKKGKDGKEPNNWGSSFSGSAWEYDEATDMYYLHCFAKKQPDLNWENEKVRKEVQDIVKWWLDKGIDGFRMDVINMISKDQRFPDGIVPEGGLYGDMSLYVMNGPRVHEYLKELNEKVLSKYDIMTVGETPCVTPEIAIDYVGEDRNELNMVFSFEHMDIDKDVINLTKKPLDLVELKKIMSKWQKGMSDRGWNSLYWNNHDQPRVVSRFGNDTEYWDKSAKMLATCLHMQQGTPYIYQGEEIGMTNVRFQDIEDYRDIAVINGYNEEVIIKGRSHEQYMQYIYDFSRDNARTPMQWDDSDNGGFTTGKPWIKVNPNYTKINVAKQIGDKDSILNYYRRLIKLRKENEIIIYGDFELILPDDKNIFSYTRKLNDEMLLVICNFTSNNAEFSLPDNINYVNKNLLISNYDVANDDNIENFELRPYESRVYLLKV; from the coding sequence GATTATTGAAAAGATGGACTATTTGAAGTTTTTAGGTGTTGATGTATTGTGGCTATGTCCTATTTATAAGTCACCTAACTGTGATAATGGATATGATATAAGCGACTACAAAGACATAATGGATGAATTTGGGACTATGGAAGATTTCGATGAGCTGCTTTTTGAAGCCCACAAAAGAGGATTGAAAATATTGATGGACCTAGTTGTAAATCACACTTCTGATGAGCATATATGGTTTATAAACAGCAGAAAGTCAAAAGACAATGAATATAGAGATTACTACATTTGGAAAAAAGGCAAGGATGGGAAAGAGCCAAATAATTGGGGGAGTAGTTTTAGTGGCTCTGCATGGGAATACGATGAAGCTACAGACATGTACTATTTGCACTGTTTTGCTAAAAAACAGCCTGATTTGAACTGGGAAAACGAAAAAGTGAGAAAAGAGGTTCAAGATATTGTAAAATGGTGGCTAGACAAAGGCATAGACGGCTTTAGGATGGACGTAATAAATATGATTTCTAAGGATCAAAGGTTCCCAGATGGAATTGTGCCGGAAGGCGGCTTATATGGAGATATGTCTCTATATGTAATGAACGGTCCAAGAGTTCATGAATATTTAAAGGAACTAAACGAGAAAGTCCTAAGTAAATACGACATAATGACTGTGGGTGAAACGCCATGTGTAACGCCAGAAATTGCAATAGATTACGTAGGGGAAGATAGAAATGAGCTAAATATGGTTTTTAGCTTTGAGCACATGGATATAGATAAGGATGTTATAAATCTGACAAAGAAACCACTGGATTTGGTAGAGCTTAAGAAAATAATGAGCAAATGGCAAAAAGGCATGTCAGATAGAGGCTGGAATAGCCTTTACTGGAACAATCATGATCAACCTAGAGTTGTATCAAGATTTGGAAATGACACTGAATATTGGGATAAGTCAGCAAAAATGTTGGCAACGTGTCTTCACATGCAGCAAGGAACTCCTTACATCTATCAAGGCGAAGAGATTGGAATGACCAATGTGAGATTTCAAGATATAGAAGATTATAGAGATATAGCTGTAATAAATGGCTACAATGAAGAAGTGATTATAAAAGGAAGAAGCCATGAGCAGTATATGCAGTATATATACGATTTTTCTCGAGACAATGCGAGAACACCGATGCAATGGGACGATAGCGATAATGGCGGATTTACAACGGGAAAGCCGTGGATAAAGGTAAATCCTAATTATACTAAAATAAATGTAGCTAAGCAGATTGGTGATAAAGACTCTATTTTGAATTATTATAGAAGGCTAATTAAGTTAAGAAAAGAAAATGAAATTATCATTTATGGCGACTTTGAATTAATTTTGCCAGATGACAAAAATATTTTTTCATATACAAGGAAACTAAATGATGAGATGCTTTTAGTCATCTGCAATTTTACTTCAAATAATGCGGAATTTAGTTTGCCTGATAATATTAATTATGTTAATAAAAATCTTTTAATTTCAAATTACGATGTGGCGAACGACGATAATATAGAAAATTTTGAACTTAGGCCATATGAATCAAGAGTTTATCTTTTAAAGGTGTAA
- a CDS encoding carbohydrate kinase family protein — translation MFNFNDKIVFDDKKYDVLTVGEMLVDMISTDYSDDFECDTYKKYFGGSPANIAINSKMLGINSIIVSSVGNDGLGKFLLKKLQEHHIEIKYVRQVDYSTSMVLVTKSKSSPTPIFYRDADYHIEYSDELKYLIENTKIVHFSSWPISRDPSRSTVEILIDECKRHDVLVCYDPNYHSMIWERGHDGREYIKSLIAKVDIIKPSKDDAERIFGKDTPENQLNKFLDLGAKFVILTLGKDGAIVSNGEEIIRFNTLADEVVDTTGAGDAFWSGFYSGLIKGYTLKKSLELGFAVSAYKLRYVGAIVDLPDIETLKSMYDL, via the coding sequence ATGTTTAATTTTAATGACAAGATTGTGTTTGACGATAAAAAGTATGATGTATTGACAGTTGGAGAAATGTTGGTAGATATGATTTCTACTGATTATAGTGATGATTTTGAGTGTGATACTTATAAAAAATATTTTGGAGGATCACCTGCAAATATTGCTATAAATTCTAAAATGTTAGGTATAAATTCAATTATTGTTTCATCGGTTGGCAATGACGGACTTGGAAAGTTTTTATTAAAAAAATTACAAGAGCACCATATTGAAATTAAATATGTAAGACAAGTTGATTATTCTACAAGCATGGTCCTGGTTACAAAAAGCAAAAGCAGTCCTACACCAATATTTTACAGAGATGCAGATTATCATATTGAATATTCAGATGAGCTAAAATACTTAATTGAGAACACAAAAATAGTTCATTTTTCTAGCTGGCCTATATCGAGAGATCCGTCAAGAAGTACAGTGGAGATTTTGATTGATGAGTGCAAAAGACATGATGTTTTAGTATGTTATGATCCTAATTATCATTCTATGATCTGGGAAAGAGGTCACGATGGAAGAGAATATATAAAATCTTTAATAGCAAAAGTTGATATAATAAAGCCATCTAAAGATGATGCGGAAAGGATTTTTGGTAAAGACACACCAGAAAATCAACTTAATAAATTTTTGGATCTTGGCGCTAAATTTGTGATTCTTACACTAGGTAAAGACGGAGCTATCGTTTCTAATGGAGAAGAAATAATTAGATTTAATACATTAGCAGATGAAGTCGTCGATACTACTGGTGCAGGTGACGCGTTTTGGTCAGGCTTTTATAGTGGCTTGATAAAAGGATATACTTTAAAAAAGTCATTGGAATTAGGATTTGCGGTCAGTGCATATAAGCTAAGATATGTAGGAGCAATAGTTGACTTGCCTGACATTGAGACATTAAAATCTATGTACGATTTGTAA
- the gtfA gene encoding sucrose phosphorylase, producing MALKNKVQLITYPDSLGGNLKTLNDVLEKYFSDVFGGVHILPPFPSSGDRGFAPITYSEIEPKFGTWYDVKRMADNFDILLDLMVNHVSRRSIYFQDFLKKGRKSKYADMFITLDKLWKDGKPVKGDIEKMFLRRTLPYSTFKIEETGEEEKVWTTFGKTDPSEQIDLDVNSHLVKEFLLEVFRTFSNFGVNIVRLDAVGYVIKKIGTSCFFVEPEIYEFLNWIKKQAVSYGIELLLEVHSQFEIQYKLAERGFWIYDFILPFTVLYTLINKSNEMLYDYLKNRPMNQFTMLDCHDGIPVKPDLDGLIDTKKAKEVVDICVQRGANLSLIYGDKYKSEDGFDVHQIGCTYYSALNCDDDAYLAARAIQFFTPGIPQVYYVGLLAGVNDFEAVKTTKEGREINRHNYSLNEIEESVQKDVVQRLLKLIRFRNRYEAFNGEFLVEDCKDDEIRLSWEKDDKRCSLFIDLGSYRTAIYYVDENGKDVEYIV from the coding sequence TTGGCACTTAAAAATAAGGTACAACTCATAACATATCCTGACTCTTTGGGTGGAAATTTAAAAACTTTAAATGATGTCTTGGAAAAATATTTTTCTGATGTATTTGGTGGTGTTCACATTTTGCCTCCTTTTCCATCATCTGGTGATAGAGGGTTTGCACCTATAACATACAGTGAGATAGAACCTAAATTTGGAACATGGTACGACGTTAAGAGAATGGCTGACAATTTTGACATTCTTTTAGACCTAATGGTTAATCATGTATCCAGAAGATCTATTTATTTTCAGGATTTCTTAAAAAAAGGTAGAAAATCAAAATACGCTGATATGTTTATTACATTAGATAAACTTTGGAAGGATGGAAAACCTGTCAAAGGCGATATAGAAAAAATGTTTTTGAGAAGGACTTTGCCATATTCTACGTTTAAAATAGAAGAGACAGGAGAAGAAGAAAAAGTTTGGACGACATTTGGCAAGACAGATCCATCAGAGCAAATTGATTTGGACGTCAACTCACATTTAGTGAAAGAATTTTTATTAGAAGTTTTTAGGACATTTAGCAATTTTGGTGTTAATATAGTACGACTCGATGCAGTAGGATATGTAATAAAAAAAATTGGAACTAGCTGTTTTTTTGTAGAACCGGAGATATATGAATTTTTAAACTGGATAAAAAAACAAGCAGTATCGTATGGAATAGAACTGCTTTTGGAGGTACATTCACAATTTGAAATACAATACAAATTAGCAGAGCGTGGCTTTTGGATTTATGATTTTATTTTGCCATTTACTGTTCTTTATACTTTAATAAATAAATCAAACGAAATGTTGTATGATTATCTTAAGAATCGTCCCATGAATCAATTTACAATGTTGGATTGTCATGACGGAATTCCTGTAAAGCCTGATTTAGATGGACTTATTGATACGAAGAAGGCCAAAGAAGTAGTCGATATATGTGTGCAAAGAGGTGCTAATCTAAGCCTTATATACGGAGATAAATATAAATCAGAAGATGGCTTTGATGTTCATCAAATTGGGTGCACTTATTATTCTGCATTAAATTGTGACGATGACGCATATTTGGCAGCCAGAGCCATTCAATTCTTTACACCAGGTATACCACAAGTCTATTACGTAGGCCTTTTAGCTGGAGTAAATGACTTTGAAGCAGTAAAAACGACGAAAGAAGGGCGAGAAATAAATAGACACAACTATAGTTTAAATGAAATAGAGGAATCAGTTCAGAAAGACGTCGTTCAAAGATTGTTGAAGTTGATCAGATTTAGAAATAGATATGAAGCTTTTAATGGAGAATTTTTAGTAGAAGACTGTAAAGATGATGAAATCAGGCTTTCATGGGAAAAAGATGATAAACGTTGTAGTTTATTCATAGATTTGGGGTCATATAGGACAGCCATTTATTATGTAGATGAAAATGGAAAAGATGTGGAATATATAGTATAA
- a CDS encoding LacI family DNA-binding transcriptional regulator: MATIRDVAEKAGVTVTTVSRVLNNRGYISEKTRKKVYEAMKELNYQPNELARSLYRRKSYLIGLLIPSVAHPFFAELTNYIEYYAYQNDYKILLCNSLQDVEKEKDYINMLKRHQVDGIIIGSHTLKMEQYLNVNLPIVAIDRYFSEKIPYVASDNYNGGVLATKLLIQKGCKKIAHISGPLILNTPANNRYKAFMDVVTENNIESVVVETKINKFDIDEYRRLIINLFKEHQDIDGVFASSDLIAATIINVAREFGKEVPKDLKVVGYDDINIAKTIVPPLTTIRQPIKEMAKKSIELILDQVDGKNVNIKNVLPITLVERESA, translated from the coding sequence ATGGCTACAATAAGAGATGTTGCAGAAAAAGCTGGTGTAACCGTTACAACGGTATCAAGAGTCTTAAATAATAGAGGATATATAAGCGAAAAGACGAGAAAAAAAGTATATGAAGCAATGAAAGAGCTAAATTATCAGCCGAATGAATTAGCTCGTTCACTATATAGAAGAAAGTCTTACTTAATAGGACTTTTGATTCCCAGTGTAGCACATCCGTTTTTCGCAGAATTGACTAATTATATTGAGTATTATGCTTATCAAAATGATTACAAGATACTACTTTGCAATTCTTTGCAAGATGTAGAGAAAGAGAAAGATTACATAAATATGCTTAAAAGGCATCAAGTTGATGGCATAATAATCGGAAGCCATACGTTAAAAATGGAGCAGTACCTGAATGTAAACTTACCTATTGTTGCTATTGATAGATATTTCTCAGAGAAAATACCATACGTTGCGTCAGACAATTACAATGGTGGTGTTTTGGCCACAAAGTTATTGATACAAAAAGGGTGCAAAAAAATTGCTCATATTAGCGGACCATTAATTTTAAATACTCCGGCTAATAACCGATATAAAGCCTTTATGGATGTAGTAACAGAAAATAATATAGAAAGTGTAGTAGTTGAGACAAAGATAAATAAGTTTGATATAGATGAATATAGAAGATTGATTATAAATCTCTTCAAAGAGCATCAGGATATTGATGGTGTATTTGCTAGCAGTGACTTGATTGCAGCGACAATCATAAATGTAGCAAGAGAATTCGGTAAAGAAGTGCCAAAAGATTTGAAGGTTGTCGGTTATGATGATATAAACATTGCAAAGACAATCGTTCCTCCATTGACAACTATAAGGCAGCCTATAAAAGAGATGGCTAAGAAATCAATTGAATTGATTTTAGATCAAGTAGATGGTAAGAATGTAAATATTAAAAATGTTTTGCCAATTACTTTAGTTGAAAGAGAGTCTGCTTGA
- a CDS encoding EamA family transporter, which yields MWKLYAILSALFAALTSILAKIGIKGVDSNLATAIRTTVIIFLSWGIVFAAGTQYGMKNLTKENWLFLILSGLATGLSWLFYYKAIALGNVSKVAPIDKSSIVMTLILSYIILGEHFDLKTLIAGILITAGTFVMIM from the coding sequence ATGTGGAAATTGTATGCAATATTGTCTGCTCTCTTTGCAGCACTGACATCAATTCTTGCCAAAATTGGCATAAAAGGCGTGGACTCTAACCTTGCAACAGCGATACGCACAACTGTCATCATATTTTTATCATGGGGTATAGTCTTTGCAGCAGGTACTCAATATGGCATGAAGAATTTGACAAAGGAGAATTGGCTGTTTTTGATTTTATCTGGACTAGCTACGGGACTCTCTTGGCTTTTTTATTACAAAGCAATAGCATTAGGCAACGTATCAAAGGTGGCTCCTATAGACAAGTCAAGTATCGTCATGACGCTTATTTTATCTTACATAATCTTGGGTGAACATTTTGATTTAAAGACTTTAATCGCAGGAATTTTGATTACTGCGGGTACTTTCGTAATGATAATGTAA
- a CDS encoding PTS mannitol transporter subunit IICB → MEKNMALANKGGTAKAKLQKLGGFLAGMVLPNIGAFIAWGLITAFFIPTGWTPNANLNKLVSPMITYLLPILIGYTGGKLIYDVRGGVVGAIATAGIVIGSSIPMFLGAMIMGPLGGYLIKKFDEVVDGKIPTGFEMLVNNFSAGILGAILAIIAFLFIDPVVTGVSTGLGAAAQWVTAKGILPLIAIFIEPGKVLFLNNAINHGILSPLGIQQAKEVGKSIFFLLETDPGPGLGVLMAYWIFGKGTAKQSAPGAVIIHFFGGIHEIYFPYILMNPILVLAVIGGGIAADATFVLTKAGLVATPSPGSIIAEIAMSPKGGLLPVLTGIAVGAVVSFLIASVFVRRASEESMSEENMNFAKSMVSNLKAQSKGQAVTSDIPAAEPKLIVFACDAGMGSSAMGESILKKKLKDAGLNISVKHSAVNQIPKDADIVFTQESLAERASQVAPTAQIVKVNNFLDGKVYDEFISSLKKK, encoded by the coding sequence ATGGAGAAAAATATGGCTTTAGCAAATAAAGGTGGAACTGCAAAAGCAAAACTTCAAAAACTCGGCGGATTTCTAGCTGGAATGGTTCTTCCTAATATAGGCGCATTTATAGCTTGGGGCCTCATAACCGCATTCTTCATACCGACGGGATGGACGCCAAATGCAAACCTTAATAAATTAGTCAGCCCGATGATAACATACTTGCTGCCTATTTTAATAGGTTATACAGGCGGTAAATTGATCTACGATGTAAGAGGCGGTGTCGTCGGTGCAATTGCAACGGCAGGTATCGTAATAGGATCATCAATTCCTATGTTTTTAGGTGCGATGATAATGGGACCACTTGGTGGATATTTGATTAAGAAATTCGATGAAGTAGTAGACGGGAAAATACCTACAGGTTTTGAGATGCTGGTAAACAATTTCTCGGCAGGTATATTGGGAGCGATATTAGCTATCATAGCATTTCTTTTCATCGATCCCGTTGTTACTGGAGTTTCAACAGGATTAGGTGCTGCAGCACAGTGGGTAACTGCAAAAGGAATATTGCCGTTAATCGCAATATTCATCGAGCCCGGAAAAGTGTTGTTTTTAAATAATGCTATAAATCACGGTATCTTGTCACCGCTTGGGATACAGCAAGCAAAAGAGGTTGGGAAATCAATATTCTTCTTGTTAGAGACAGACCCAGGTCCAGGACTCGGTGTATTGATGGCATACTGGATATTTGGTAAAGGAACAGCAAAGCAATCGGCACCAGGTGCTGTAATAATACACTTCTTTGGCGGCATACATGAGATATACTTTCCATATATTTTAATGAACCCTATATTGGTATTAGCTGTAATAGGTGGTGGTATTGCTGCAGATGCAACATTCGTATTGACAAAGGCAGGATTAGTTGCAACGCCTTCACCAGGAAGCATCATCGCTGAAATCGCTATGTCTCCAAAGGGTGGGTTACTGCCGGTATTGACAGGTATAGCTGTCGGTGCCGTTGTATCATTCTTAATAGCTTCTGTATTTGTAAGAAGAGCTAGTGAAGAGAGCATGAGCGAGGAAAACATGAACTTTGCAAAATCTATGGTAAGCAACTTGAAAGCGCAAAGCAAAGGACAAGCTGTTACATCAGATATTCCGGCTGCAGAACCAAAATTAATAGTATTTGCATGTGATGCAGGAATGGGTTCATCTGCGATGGGTGAATCAATATTGAAGAAGAAACTTAAAGATGCAGGATTAAATATTTCAGTTAAGCACTCAGCAGTAAACCAAATACCGAAAGATGCCGATATAGTATTTACACAGGAAAGCTTAGCTGAAAGAGCGTCACAAGTTGCACCGACAGCACAGATAGTAAAAGTAAATAATTTCCTAGATGGTAAAGTGTACGATGAGTTTATTTCATCACTTAAGAAGAAATAA
- a CDS encoding BglG family transcription antiterminator — protein sequence MVNMMKELSDRQKFIIKSLIEKGPLNIEDLSKLMNISKRTIDREIHDANKFLKNFHCVITENDLRYEINGSDESLKAINKEIGAISYGSLLSQEQRQIYMTLQILLSNEPLKSTYFSYLFNVSEGTISMYLDKVEIWLKVRNLELVRKRGIGIKVNGSEIDKRKAVIELMYNYLPLDEMLLYLYGEEYNKYVSEFFNNIFSNEVIELAKKIVRQINSSILKINDDNNYFAMFLHIVTAIYRYKQNESIMLNKEIVDDILSSEEFNFIYNVDEVMKNNGIVLNRDELAYLAIHLNGKKYIYEKEGFIELGITLEDLSKELLEEVSKILGINIKCDEQLLYGLSQHLETLIYRLSMGLQSRNTLIDQIKEYYSELFEAVNKACRLIFSKYNINVPAEEIGYITMHVGAAVERQRTEKKLKALVICPNGIGTAKILSEKLKSVFPEIDSIDIGSIRDKDEANDYNLIISTVKLYDNDEINDNIIIVSPFLTLADIKKIREYIDDISLNKENNYLIPFKMNGINLIENQNSKIKYLGETLENLNIKNIKANDLDEIIDIIADEIFEIKITTNKDEIKDLIKKREMMGNTVIPGSNIALLHTRSDSILVPYIGIYRLVNPVKMRSIGFSYEDVDTILVMIARKKEDNTILEMLGEISIALVDDEELKNMLRSGNIGDVKNIIIKILNKN from the coding sequence ATGGTGAATATGATGAAGGAATTAAGCGATCGTCAAAAATTCATAATAAAATCTTTAATAGAGAAAGGTCCTTTAAATATAGAGGACCTTTCCAAATTAATGAATATAAGCAAAAGGACTATAGATAGAGAGATACATGATGCAAATAAATTTTTAAAAAATTTTCACTGTGTCATAACTGAAAATGATTTAAGATATGAGATAAATGGCAGTGATGAGAGCTTAAAGGCAATAAATAAAGAGATAGGAGCGATTTCTTATGGAAGCCTTTTAAGCCAAGAGCAGAGACAGATCTACATGACGTTACAGATACTTTTGTCAAATGAACCGCTGAAATCTACCTACTTCAGCTATTTATTCAATGTCTCAGAAGGAACAATAAGCATGTACCTTGATAAGGTAGAGATATGGCTTAAAGTGAGAAATTTAGAGCTTGTAAGAAAGAGAGGCATTGGCATCAAGGTAAATGGCAGCGAAATAGACAAAAGAAAGGCAGTAATCGAGCTTATGTACAATTATCTGCCATTAGATGAGATGCTTTTATATCTTTACGGTGAAGAATATAACAAATATGTCTCGGAATTTTTTAACAATATCTTCAGCAATGAAGTGATAGAATTGGCAAAAAAAATAGTAAGGCAGATAAATAGCTCCATCCTAAAAATAAATGATGATAACAATTATTTCGCTATGTTTTTGCACATAGTTACAGCCATATACAGGTACAAACAAAATGAAAGCATTATGCTAAATAAAGAAATTGTTGATGACATATTGTCCTCAGAAGAATTTAATTTTATCTACAATGTTGATGAAGTAATGAAAAACAATGGCATTGTGCTTAATAGGGATGAATTAGCATATCTTGCCATACATTTAAATGGGAAAAAGTATATATACGAGAAAGAAGGTTTTATTGAGCTTGGAATTACTCTTGAGGATTTATCAAAAGAGCTTTTAGAAGAAGTATCAAAAATATTAGGAATCAACATAAAATGTGATGAACAGCTTTTATACGGTTTATCTCAACATTTAGAGACATTGATATATAGGCTAAGCATGGGGCTTCAGTCTAGAAACACATTGATAGATCAAATTAAAGAGTACTACAGTGAATTGTTTGAGGCAGTAAATAAAGCCTGCAGGCTCATATTTTCAAAATACAACATAAATGTACCGGCGGAAGAAATAGGATATATAACGATGCACGTGGGCGCTGCAGTTGAAAGGCAGAGAACTGAAAAGAAGTTAAAAGCACTTGTAATATGTCCAAACGGAATTGGGACGGCAAAGATACTGTCGGAAAAGCTAAAGAGCGTTTTCCCTGAGATTGATTCTATTGACATTGGTTCAATAAGAGATAAAGATGAAGCAAATGATTATAATTTGATAATTTCTACTGTTAAGCTATATGATAATGATGAAATCAATGATAATATAATAATTGTATCGCCTTTTTTGACATTGGCTGACATAAAAAAGATTAGAGAGTATATAGATGATATAAGTTTAAATAAAGAAAATAATTATCTTATTCCTTTTAAGATGAATGGTATAAATTTAATTGAAAATCAAAATAGTAAGATAAAGTATTTAGGTGAGACTTTAGAAAATTTGAATATAAAAAATATAAAGGCCAATGATTTAGACGAAATAATCGATATTATTGCTGACGAGATATTTGAGATTAAAATTACTACTAATAAAGATGAGATAAAGGATCTGATAAAAAAGCGTGAGATGATGGGCAATACTGTGATACCGGGAAGTAACATAGCGCTTTTGCATACGAGAAGCGACAGCATACTTGTACCGTATATCGGGATATACAGGCTCGTAAATCCTGTTAAAATGCGAAGCATAGGCTTTTCTTATGAGGATGTTGATACTATACTCGTTATGATAGCAAGAAAAAAAGAGGATAACACCATATTGGAAATGCTAGGTGAGATAAGCATTGCACTTGTAGATGATGAAGAGCTTAAAAATATGCTGAGATCTGGCAATATTGGCGATGTAAAAAATATAATTATTAAAATATTAAATAAAAATTAG
- a CDS encoding PTS sugar transporter subunit IIA has product MNSDILNENNIVLNEASEPKFSAIERAGRMLVERGYVEKEYIEGMKARENDVTTYIGNGIAIPHGVSEYVKYIKRSGIVVIQYPNGVDFGDGNIAYIVIGIAGKDDEHLEILSSIALTCQYEENVKKLRDAKTPQEIIKILQEGEEQ; this is encoded by the coding sequence ATGAACAGCGATATTTTAAATGAAAACAACATCGTATTGAATGAAGCATCTGAACCAAAATTTTCAGCCATTGAGAGAGCTGGAAGGATGTTGGTAGAGCGAGGCTATGTTGAAAAAGAGTATATTGAAGGAATGAAAGCGAGAGAAAATGATGTTACGACGTATATTGGCAATGGTATAGCAATTCCACATGGTGTATCTGAATACGTCAAATATATAAAGAGATCTGGAATAGTTGTAATACAGTACCCAAATGGAGTAGACTTTGGCGATGGCAATATCGCATATATAGTTATAGGCATAGCCGGCAAAGATGATGAACATCTGGAGATATTGTCAAGCATTGCTTTAACATGCCAATATGAAGAGAATGTAAAAAAATTAAGAGATGCAAAGACACCACAAGAAATTATCAAAATATTACAAGAAGGTGAAGAACAATGA
- a CDS encoding mannitol-1-phosphate 5-dehydrogenase — MKKAVHFGAGNIGRGFIGSLLYKSDYDIYFVDIFKELVDNINKYQSYNIFILGSDIKKEEVNGVKAIHIDDEENLLKAIEDADVITTSVGVNNLYSIGEKLAYYLNKRLGISDKPLNIMACENALFATNILKESIYKNSNDNVKKYLDEKVGFPNTAVDRIVPNVDIEKETPIDVAVEEFFEWDIEKNAVVGELNIKGCELVDDLEPYIERKLFLLNGSHATTAYLGYLKGYKYIHEAIEDDTINKIVRNLQLEASLGLNFKHKIDMEKLKEYSDKVIERFRNPYLKDEVVRVGRDPVRKLSNGDRLVSPAKLCLEAGMMPLNIVYGIAAGFAFDYADDPKAMEIQESISTLGLQETVEKVTGLKDETILIDKIVKKYEELKAGEIK, encoded by the coding sequence ATGAAAAAAGCAGTTCACTTTGGAGCTGGCAACATAGGAAGAGGATTTATAGGAAGCTTACTATACAAATCTGATTATGATATATATTTTGTTGATATATTTAAAGAACTTGTTGATAATATTAATAAATATCAAAGCTACAATATTTTCATATTAGGAAGCGATATAAAGAAAGAAGAAGTAAATGGTGTCAAAGCTATTCACATAGATGATGAAGAAAATTTATTGAAAGCGATAGAAGATGCAGATGTAATAACAACATCTGTCGGAGTCAACAATCTTTACAGCATAGGAGAAAAATTGGCTTACTATTTAAATAAAAGATTAGGTATAAGCGATAAACCATTAAACATTATGGCTTGCGAAAATGCCTTATTTGCAACTAATATATTAAAAGAAAGCATATACAAAAACTCAAATGACAATGTGAAAAAGTATTTAGATGAAAAAGTCGGCTTTCCAAATACTGCAGTCGACAGAATAGTTCCAAATGTAGACATCGAAAAGGAAACGCCCATAGACGTTGCAGTAGAAGAATTTTTTGAATGGGACATTGAAAAGAATGCTGTTGTAGGGGAGCTAAATATTAAAGGCTGCGAATTGGTTGATGACTTAGAGCCGTATATAGAGAGGAAGCTTTTCTTGTTAAATGGGTCCCACGCTACGACAGCGTATTTAGGCTATCTAAAAGGATATAAATATATTCACGAAGCTATAGAAGATGATACTATAAATAAGATTGTGAGAAATCTTCAGCTAGAGGCTTCATTGGGACTGAATTTTAAGCACAAAATTGATATGGAAAAATTAAAGGAGTATTCAGATAAGGTTATAGAAAGATTTAGAAATCCTTACTTAAAGGATGAAGTTGTGAGAGTGGGTAGAGACCCCGTGAGGAAGCTTTCAAACGGTGATAGACTTGTTTCACCTGCAAAATTATGCTTAGAGGCCGGCATGATGCCTTTAAATATTGTATACGGCATAGCGGCAGGATTTGCTTTTGACTACGCAGATGATCCAAAAGCTATGGAAATACAAGAAAGCATAAGTACGTTAGGACTTCAAGAGACAGTGGAGAAAGTGACAGGACTTAAAGACGAAACTATACTTATAGACAAGATAGTAAAGAAGTACGAAGAACTTAAAGCTGGCGAGATAAAATAA